The Elephas maximus indicus isolate mEleMax1 chromosome 11, mEleMax1 primary haplotype, whole genome shotgun sequence genome contains the following window.
ctgtcctgcactgaagaagggagacttcgCCTACATGCTTCTTGACCCTCATCCCAAGTTacagcctgttgatcctgagttgtaacctggtacttccctaataaaccccataatcttgagtattgtctatgagttctgtgtggccactgcaacgaattatggaacccagtagagaagtagagagtgccgtgggagggatagctagtgtcagaattggtaaaaaggttggaaatagatctgacctccacctcataggctTGGGCTGTTCATCTTGATTCTCTCCTCCCTCTTGTGAAGGCAGATGAGGAGGTGTCATGACACCataccacaccatttttacacactGGTTAAGCAAAATTAAATAAACTCTTTCTTGCAGGGCTTGTCAGAGTCTTTAGCTCCTCCATGTTTCCCAGACCTCTTTTCCCTGTTCCATGGCCACGGACAATGAACGACAGACCTTGGGACCCAACTGCCACCAGTGGGGGCACTTCCGGGATGGAGGTGTCTGCTAGCAGTGTGCACGCGTGTACTCCAGGAATCAGTGTGGGAAAACAGATGACCGTGTGTACATACGCAAATATATTCTCCATCACTGATTCTGGGACTCGTGTTGTTGTGTGCAGATAGCGACACTATatggcaaagcagaactgccccatggggttacctaggctgtaatgtttatgggagcagatagccaggtctttctcctgcggagcaggaactgctgggtgggttccaaccgctgaaaTGCgcgcctaaccactgcgccatcagggctccttagttcaAATACCTGTAAAGGCAAGACAGGACAGGAGCCCAAAGGTTAAGGTCTTGCTGTTCCAGGCCTCTCCTCAGGCTGCTCAAGTCAGATTCCACAAGGCTTTATTGGCGCCAGACCTAGCCTGGTGCTCGCTGCTCCAAGGGCAGCCAAGGGCAAGGAAGGGGTCCCGGCCTGCAGGTGCTCCAGCCGAGGAACACACTTCCGTCGGCCGGCAGAGAGGGAGGGCAGGGCGTCCTGGAAGGGCGCACGGCGCCGGTCGGCCCGCTAGAAGGGGAACTCGCAGACGTAGTAGAGGCGCCGCTCGCAGTCGTGGTCCCACCACGAACCATCGTCCGAGGTCTGCGCCACACAGTTTTCGAGTGTGCCGCCGTTGGGCTGGTCCGGGCTGAGCGGGTGCGGCGCGGCGCTGGGCTGGGGCCGGGGAGCGCGGTGCCAGGCGAAGAAGGACACGCGCTGGCCGTTCTCGAAGAGGTAGAGGCCCTCGGCGCGCCGGTCGTGCACGCCCAGCCACACGGGCCAGTTGTAAGGCGCGAGCGCCGCGCGCAGATAACGGGACAGCGCGTCCATCTGCTGTTTGTCTGCCGGTTGCGCCAGGCTCCCGCCCCGCGCCACGCAGCGCGCCTGAGCCGTCGCCTGCGCCTCGAAGTCGCGCGAGAGGAGGAAGCACTTGTGGCCCAGGCGAACCCCCTTCAAGCAGCCTGTGAGCGAGATGGAAAAAGAAGGGGCGGGGTCAGAGTCCCCGGGGGGCGGGGGAAGGCGGAGTCAGAGCCTCTGGGGGCGGGGCTGGGGGAGGTGGAGTGAGAACTGCTCGGCCTCCAGGGGTGGGGCCAGACTGTCCCCGGAGGAACTGGAGGGGGCGTGGCGCCGGCTGAGTGGGGTCTGCGCCGCCAAAAGCTGCGAGCGCCTCCTCCAGTGCCCCTCCTGCTCTCCGCATTCACCCTTCCAGCTGTTCTACCCTCCCCATCTGCCAACGCACACCAAATCTCCAGGGACCCTTTGCCCCTGACACTCCGGGTCCCCCTCTAGCCTCAGAACTCCCCCCCCCGACTAGCCTCCCACCTCGCCCCGGTCGCCCACTTTTCCCCCGCCGGGTCTGGCGCGGACTCACCCTCCAAGCGGCCGTGCTGGCGCTCTGCGCGGCTCTGCGCCTCCTGCAGGGTTTGCACAGCGTCGCGGGTGTCGCCCGCCGCCTCCCGCAGCTGACGCAGCCCCCGGGTCAGTTCGGCCACGCGGGTGTCCAACGTGTGCAGACGGACGTGCAGCTGGTGCAGGCCAGCGTCCAGGCCGGCCAGGCGGCCCACTGCGGAGCGAAGGGGTGTGCGCTGGGTGGGGGCTAGGAGCGGGTTCCGGGACCCGAGTACTTGGGGAGGGGCGGGGTGAACACCTGGGGCTCCCAGGGACGAGACTAGGGGGACCCCAGGACTTCTGGAAGGTAGGGCTCAGTGGCCGGGGCTGCGGAAAGGTCACCAGACAGTGGATTGTGGGTTCATTTTTGTGAAAGTGGTCACCGAGGCCTGGGGACAGGGCGGGGCTTCTGGGTACTCACGAATGTAAGAGATGGCGTCCTCAGGGGTGGGAGAAgggctggggctggaggagggagTCAGGGttgcttcttcctcctcttcctctccctgtccATCCTCCTCTGCCCCCTGGGCCTCTCTGCCCTCAGAGGTTCTGGAAAGACTTTCATTCCCTCTCCCAGCAGGCAGCCCCAGGGCCTCCTGTAAATGCTGGAGCAGGCGAGAGGAGGTCAGGGCCGCTGGACCATACCCCCCCATTCCCCACCCTCCCCTTGCCAGCCCTGAACTTTAACTTGCTCTCTGAGCCAGAGTCCTTTCTCTGATCCCGTCACCCCTATCCTCTGTGCCTATTTCTTTAACTCTGGAATTCCCCCCTCTGGAGCCTAGGACTCCCCCATACAGACCCAACACACCCCAGCTCACCTTCAGCATCAGGGCCTCCCTTTCCCGTTCCTCCTCCTGGGAGcctccccagcctccctcccACTCCCTCTCAGCTTCCTGAGCCCCATGGCCATAGCCAAGAAGCTGGGGGACCACCAAGGCCCCAAGGAGCCAGGCTGTCCTCATCGGACTAGGCTTGTGGCACCCAAGGCCACAGACGTCCTGCTGTCTATAGGAGTCTCTGGAGACTGGACTGTGCCCTGCCCTGTCTGCAGGTCACTGGCTCCCTGGTCCCTGCCTCTCCCAGCTTCTCTGGACTCCTGTCCCTCTCCTCCCAATTCCTGTCTCTGTTCGTTTgtctcctctgtgtgtgtctctccccGCCCCTCTTGGCTCCCCGGAGGCCTGCCTCTGTGGCCGGAAACCTCCAACGTTCCAAAGCCTGGATCCGCCTGCCTTTGGTCTCCTTCACACACACCCCTCTTTCCACTTTCCAGAGCTCGGTCCCTCCCTGCTCCTTCCTTTCTACCCTGGCTCAGAGGGCCAGGAAGAGCCTGGGACTGGCTTTCTTCGAGGGTGGCAGGCCCAGCCTGGGCCAGCACCAGGGCccctcaggaccaggcaatggttTGGCCCTGTCCccttcccctctctcccacccccagccATTCCTGAGGAAGGGGTTTCAGCTAAGGTTGTTATTACCCCCAGCCACCATCGCCCACACATCCCAAGAGAGAGATCTCTCCAACCAGTCTCAGGCTCCAGGGTGATTCCTGCCCTCAAATCTCCTATTCCCACCCTCCAAGCCCTTGTCCCAGGTGCGTGTATGTGGGTGAGTTATGCCTGTGGGGACACATATGTGTCCCAGGGTTCATTTACCACATTTTACTGAATGCCTCCTGCAGACCAGACCCGGGCCAGGCCGTGCTGGGTACTCCAGCTGCTCACGGACAAGTGGACTTGGACAGACAGTCCCACTTGGTGAGAGGCTGGGGCTGAGGGGTAGTAgaggaggtgggggtggaggagggagCAAGCAGGGAAAGGTAGGGTCAGGACAGGTTCCTTCAGAAGGTGGAGGAGATGCTGGGCTCATGGAGAGCTCTGAGCATTTGGCAAGGTGCCTGTCTCCTGCCTGGACCACTGCAGTCGCCTCCTCCCTGctctccccctccttcctccagagcccctcCAATCCACGATGCTTGCCGCAGCCAGAGCAATCTTTCCCACCAGTAAGTCAGATCACGTCACTCCCCACTCCCCTGCGCCCCCAGCTTCCCATCAGATGCAGGAGTGGAGCCAAACCCAGCCTGGCTAGCCTGGCTGAGCTGGGGAGGATGAACCCTTTGCACCAtctcccctcccctcaccccccagctccagccacactggtctcTGCTATTTACAGAATGCCAAGTTCACCCCCACTCCAGAGCCTTTGTGCCAGCCATTGCCTCCTCCTACACGCTCTTTGCCCAATTTCTTCTCATTGTTGAGGGCTTTCTGCCCACCTTaggtccctgcatggtgcaaatggtttgggtTTCAATGTGACTACtactgccctggtggtgcaacagttaagtgctcagctgctaaccgaaaggttgacggtttgaacccacctagcggctCCATGAGAGacacagcttaggaaaccctatggggcagttctactctgtcaacggggtcactaagagtcagaattgactccatggcacctaacaaaacaacactaattgaaggtgacagtttgaatccacccaaaggtgatttggaagaaaggcctggtgatctgcttccataaatcttacagccaagaaaaccctaggagcTCAGCTCTACCCAGTACCCCAGGGGGCTGccgtgaattggaaccgactcagcagcagtgggttgggtttcaGTTTTTCTGCCCACCTCATTTAAAGAAACTTCCCCTCCACAAGTTGTTTCTGTGTCTGGGGTGTcctggggtctccgtgagtcagaatcaacttgagggcaccccGGTCTTGTTTTTTcagaggagtccctaggtggtgcaaacagctaatgcacttggctgctaaccagaaggtcagaggttcaagtccacccagagacacgttggaagaaagacctgggaatctatgTCCAAAAGAccgcagctattgaaaaccctacagagcacagttctactctgacgccctggggtctccatgagtcagactgGGCTCTGCAGCAGCTGGTTTAACTGTTCCAGAATAGCTCAGGGGCTGTAAGCTGGTTAAAATTGGGGGTCTGGGGAAGCATCCTGAGGCTGTGTTTCCTGGCAGGGTAAGAGCTTGACCAAAGGTCAGTCTCCCtagcctccctcccacccccctcttGGCCCCTCTGAGCCCCACAGCTAAAGCCAAGGAACTGGGGAACCATCAGGGCTCcgaggagccaggctgcctgcaTTAGACTGGACTTGACACACCCAAGGTCGCAGATGGGCTGTTCAGGTGACACCCCGAGTCTCCTGTAGTAGGTGGCGGTGGCAGTGGGGGAGGAGGTGGAGAGGCCAAGCCTGCTCCAGCCAGGCCTGGTGAGTCATCCAGGGCTTCCCCAGCCACGGCTGAGCTGGTTTTGCCAACAAGCATGGAGCACCCTAGCCAGGGATCACGGGGCCCACTTGTCAAAGGACGAAACCGAGGCTCAG
Protein-coding sequences here:
- the CLEC11A gene encoding C-type lectin domain family 11 member A; this translates as MRTAWLLGALVVPQLLGYGHGAQEAEREWEGGWGGSQEEEREREALMLKHLQEALGLPAGRGNESLSRTSEGREAQGAEEDGQGEEEEEEATLTPSSSPSPSPTPEDAISYILGRLAGLDAGLHQLHVRLHTLDTRVAELTRGLRQLREAAGDTRDAVQTLQEAQSRAERQHGRLEGCLKGVRLGHKCFLLSRDFEAQATAQARCVARGGSLAQPADKQQMDALSRYLRAALAPYNWPVWLGVHDRRAEGLYLFENGQRVSFFAWHRAPRPQPSAAPHPLSPDQPNGGTLENCVAQTSDDGSWWDHDCERRLYYVCEFPF